The Elusimicrobiota bacterium DNA window TTTTTCATTTAGATTTACATTTTAAGAATATTATTATACCGTATAAACGTGAAAAAAACAAATTTTATACCAATACCCTCTTAATCGGCTTGCTTGACAAAACGGTGTCAGAGTTGTAAAATGTGTGCATTAGTTCCTACAAATAAATCAAATTCCTGCCATTAGCAAAGCAATTAACGCAACAAACAGGACAGGATACATTTTACAGGAGGGTTTTTCATGAAAGTATCAGTTGATAAGGATTTGTGTACAGGCTGTAATCTTTGTGTGGACGATTGCCCGGATGTTTTTGAAATGTCCGGTGATTTTGCAATAGTCAAGGTTGATTTAATGCCTCAAAATTTGGAAACCAAAGTGAAGGAAGCCGCAGATAATTGCCCGGTTGAAGCGATAAAAGTGTCGTAAAAAGAAAGAGAGGTATTTCACTTGAAAAAACAAATTATTGAAATCAGATTACACGGCCGCGGCGGCCAGGGAGCTAAAACAGCCGCAGATTTGCTTGCTCTAACAGCCCTGGAAGCTGGTAAGCACATACAGTCGTTCCCAGAATATGGGCCGGAACGCGCTGGTGCGCCGATAAAAGCATTTGTCCGTATCAGCGACAAACCAATAGGCCTTCATTGCTCGGTTGTAAACCCGGATATCGTTGCGGTAATTGACCCGACGCTCCTGGGGATCAACCCTCCGGTAACAGAAGGTTTGACCAATGAAGGGATCCTGCTTGTAAATACCGATGAAAGCCCGGCAGACGTAAGAAAAAAACTCAATTTTAAAGAAGGCACAGTTTATACAGTTGACGCAACAAAAATTGCCCTGGAAGAAACAGGCATTTCTTTGCCTAATACCCCGATGCTGGGGGCAATTATCAAGGCAACGGGAATTGTTACAGTTGACGATTTAAAAAACCAGGTAAAGAAAAAACTCGGAAAAAAACTCAGCCCTGAAAAAATGGAAGGCAATTTCAGGGCTATTGACAGAGCTTATAACTCGATAACCAAAGGCTAATTTAAGGATTTAAAGGATCATAAAAATGGAACTAAAAAACTCAAGAGAAATACCGATAGGCGGCAAGATAACTGAAGCAGGAAACGCCGAGGAATACAATACGGGCGATTGGAGAACGTTTAAACCCGTTATTGACCAGAGCAAATGCACGAATTGTCTTTTTTGCTGGATGTATTGCCCGGATTCTTCAATCCTGATAAAGGATGCAAAAGTGACAGGAGTAGACTACAAACATTGTAAAGGGTGTGGAATTTGCGCTGAAGTATGCCCCAGAAAATGTATAAAAATGGAAAAAGGATAAAAATATCATAGGTATTTAAGAGGAAAAAAATGAAAATATTACCATTAACAGGAGACCAGGCAGCAGCGGAATCAATGAGGCAGATTAACCCGGATGTTGTCGCTGCATATCCCATTACGCCTCAAACAGAAATTGTTATGGTTTTTTCACAAATGGCTGCAAACGGCCTTGTGGACACGGAATTAATCCCGGTAGAAAGCGAACATTCTGCCATGAGCGCCTGTGTAGGATCATCTGCAAGCGGCGTTCGCACGATGACAGCCACTTCTTCACAAGGACTGGCATTAATGTGGGAAATACTTTACATTGCCGCTGGTTTACGGCTTCCTATTGTAATGCATACCGTAAACAGGGCGCTTTCGGCTCCTATCAACATTCACGGCGATCATTCAGACGGCATGGGCGCAAGAGACAGCGGCTGGATACAGATTTACTGCGAAACAGGGCAGGAAGTTTATGAAATGGGAATTATGGCTATTAGAGTTGCGGAACATTCAGATATACTCCTTCCGATTATGGTCTGCCAGGACGGTTTCATAACCTCGCACGCAATTGAAGGCGTAAAAATACTTGATGATGCGGATGTAAAAAAATATATCGGCGAATACGTCCCGAAAGACCCGCTCCTTGATGTAAATCATCCCGTTACTTACGGGCCGATAGATTTACAGGATTATTATTTCGAGCACAGATACCAGCAGGCAGAAGCTATGAGAACTGCAAAGAAGAAACTTCCGGAAATATTCGCGGAATTCAATAAGTTTTCTGGAAAAAATTACGATTTTATTGAAAAATATAAAATGGATGACGCAGAAGTTGCGATTTTTGCGCTTTCTTCAACATGCGGCACCACAAGAGTTGTCATCGACGACTTGCGCGAAAAAGGGATTAAGGTTGGAATGATAAAACTTACCGTTTTCCGTCCTTTCCCGATGGAAGAAGTTGCGGCAGCATGC harbors:
- a CDS encoding ferredoxin, producing the protein MKVSVDKDLCTGCNLCVDDCPDVFEMSGDFAIVKVDLMPQNLETKVKEAADNCPVEAIKVS
- a CDS encoding 2-oxoacid:acceptor oxidoreductase family protein, with protein sequence MIEIRLHGRGGQGAKTAADLLALTALEAGKHIQSFPEYGPERAGAPIKAFVRISDKPIGLHCSVVNPDIVAVIDPTLLGINPPVTEGLTNEGILLVNTDESPADVRKKLNFKEGTVYTVDATKIALEETGISLPNTPMLGAIIKATGIVTVDDLKNQVKKKLGKKLSPEKMEGNFRAIDRAYNSITKG
- a CDS encoding 4Fe-4S binding protein yields the protein MELKNSREIPIGGKITEAGNAEEYNTGDWRTFKPVIDQSKCTNCLFCWMYCPDSSILIKDAKVTGVDYKHCKGCGICAEVCPRKCIKMEKG
- the porA gene encoding pyruvate ferredoxin oxidoreductase, coding for MKILPLTGDQAAAESMRQINPDVVAAYPITPQTEIVMVFSQMAANGLVDTELIPVESEHSAMSACVGSSASGVRTMTATSSQGLALMWEILYIAAGLRLPIVMHTVNRALSAPINIHGDHSDGMGARDSGWIQIYCETGQEVYEMGIMAIRVAEHSDILLPIMVCQDGFITSHAIEGVKILDDADVKKYIGEYVPKDPLLDVNHPVTYGPIDLQDYYFEHRYQQAEAMRTAKKKLPEIFAEFNKFSGKNYDFIEKYKMDDAEVAIFALSSTCGTTRVVIDDLREKGIKVGMIKLTVFRPFPMEEVAAACKNLKALAVLDRADSCAAQGGPVFNDVCTAMYTLLEKKIPTLNYIYGLGGRDIDEAQIKNIINETLEAAKTGKVKKLINYSGVRI